From the Gramella sp. Hel_I_59 genome, one window contains:
- a CDS encoding FtsW/RodA/SpoVE family cell cycle protein, which translates to MSNVFANLKGDKVIWAVAALLAIFSFLPVYSASSNLAYLHGDGSTTGFLIMHFFHLLLGFCLLFAVHKIPYHYFRGISILLLPIVIILLIFTIAQGTTIDGAYASRWIRIPVLNVSFQSSTLASVVLMVYVARYLSKITEKKVTFKETIIPLWAPVFAVLVLILPANFSTTAIIFVMTLILMFLGGYPIKYLSAIVGVGIVMLGIFVLTAKAFPGLLPNRVDTWSSRIETFFDGEEADEQYQVEKAKIAIAQGGITGTGIGKSVQRNFLPQSSSDFIYAIIVEEMGLIGAFGVMLAYLLLLFRIVIVATKASSIFGKLVVMGVGLPIVFQALINMGVAVELFPVTGQTLPLVSSGGTSIWMTCIALGIILSVSAKREEIKEFENESLNGEEENPLDILSEAI; encoded by the coding sequence ATGAGCAACGTATTTGCAAATTTAAAAGGTGATAAAGTGATCTGGGCGGTAGCAGCTTTGCTGGCGATCTTTTCCTTTTTGCCGGTGTACAGTGCCAGTAGTAATCTGGCCTATCTCCACGGAGATGGTAGTACTACCGGATTTCTTATCATGCACTTTTTTCATTTGCTACTTGGTTTTTGCCTGTTATTCGCGGTACATAAAATACCTTATCATTACTTTCGGGGAATAAGTATTTTACTGCTCCCTATTGTAATTATTTTGCTGATTTTCACAATTGCCCAGGGAACTACCATTGATGGTGCTTATGCCAGTAGATGGATACGTATCCCGGTATTAAATGTGTCCTTCCAGTCTTCAACTCTGGCTTCGGTCGTTTTGATGGTTTATGTTGCCAGATATCTCTCCAAGATCACCGAGAAAAAAGTAACATTTAAGGAGACAATAATTCCGCTATGGGCGCCTGTTTTCGCTGTATTAGTGCTAATTTTGCCGGCCAATTTCTCCACAACGGCGATCATTTTTGTCATGACGCTGATACTGATGTTTTTAGGAGGTTATCCTATCAAATACCTATCAGCCATTGTTGGTGTCGGTATTGTAATGCTGGGTATTTTCGTGCTTACAGCTAAAGCATTTCCAGGTTTATTACCCAACAGGGTCGATACCTGGTCCAGCCGAATTGAAACCTTTTTCGATGGAGAGGAAGCAGATGAGCAATACCAGGTAGAGAAAGCTAAAATTGCGATCGCTCAGGGTGGTATTACAGGAACTGGAATTGGTAAAAGTGTACAAAGAAATTTTCTACCACAATCTTCTTCAGATTTTATTTACGCGATCATCGTGGAGGAAATGGGGTTGATAGGAGCTTTTGGAGTGATGCTAGCCTACTTGCTTCTGTTATTCAGGATTGTGATCGTTGCTACCAAAGCGAGTAGCATATTTGGTAAACTGGTGGTGATGGGTGTAGGATTACCTATAGTTTTCCAGGCGCTTATCAATATGGGTGTTGCGGTGGAATTATTTCCGGTAACGGGACAAACCTTGCCGCTGGTTAGTAGTGGGGGAACGTCCATCTGGATGACTTGCATCGCACTTGGAATTATACTGAGTGTAAGTGCTAAAAGAGAAGAAATTAAAGAATTCGAAAATGAGAGCCTGAATGGCGAGGAAGAGAATCCTCTGGATATTTTGAGCGAAGCGATATGA
- the murD gene encoding UDP-N-acetylmuramoyl-L-alanine--D-glutamate ligase has protein sequence MERLVILGGGESGVGTAILGKEKGYEVFLSDKGRIKDKYRDVLTKLEIDWEDEKHTEEKILNANVVMKSPGIPDTAALVVKLRKNDIPVISEIEFASWFSETPVIGITGSNGKTTVTNLIQHLLKSGEVNSGMGGNIGNSYAKMVAEDGHDWFVLELSSFQLDGIEDFKPHIAILTNITPDHLDRYDYKFENYIESKFRITKNQTAEDYFIYDADDPVITEWLEKNPVKAQKLPFSMEKKLENGAYLEDTNIVIKINNTEFTMSTSDISLQGKHNTKNAMAAATVSQLLRIRKQTIRESMANFQGVEHRLEKVLKINNVMYINDSKATNVNATYYALESMESETVWILGGVDKGNVYDDLLPLVNEKVKAIICLGVDNEKIKSAFGNIVENLVETGSMDEAVKMAYRLADKGDNVLLSPACASFDLFENYEDRGRQFKNAVRNL, from the coding sequence ATGGAAAGACTGGTCATACTTGGAGGTGGAGAAAGTGGAGTTGGTACGGCAATTCTCGGAAAAGAGAAGGGCTATGAGGTTTTTCTTTCAGATAAAGGAAGGATCAAGGATAAGTACCGTGATGTTCTTACAAAACTGGAGATTGATTGGGAAGATGAGAAACATACAGAAGAAAAGATCCTGAATGCGAATGTGGTGATGAAAAGCCCTGGTATTCCTGATACTGCTGCACTTGTTGTAAAACTTCGGAAGAATGATATTCCTGTTATATCAGAAATTGAATTCGCTTCCTGGTTTTCTGAAACTCCTGTGATCGGGATTACAGGAAGCAACGGTAAAACAACAGTGACCAACCTGATTCAACATTTACTGAAGAGTGGCGAGGTGAATTCAGGAATGGGTGGAAATATTGGAAACAGCTATGCGAAAATGGTTGCTGAAGACGGGCATGATTGGTTTGTTCTTGAATTATCCAGTTTTCAGCTGGATGGAATCGAAGATTTCAAACCGCATATTGCCATTTTAACCAACATTACGCCAGATCATTTAGATCGCTATGATTACAAATTTGAAAATTATATAGAATCAAAATTCAGAATAACAAAGAATCAAACAGCCGAAGATTATTTCATCTACGATGCAGATGATCCAGTGATCACAGAATGGCTTGAGAAAAATCCTGTGAAAGCACAAAAGCTACCATTTTCAATGGAAAAGAAACTTGAAAACGGCGCTTACTTAGAAGATACAAACATTGTTATAAAAATAAATAATACCGAGTTTACTATGTCAACATCAGATATATCCCTACAGGGCAAACATAACACCAAGAATGCAATGGCTGCGGCCACCGTTTCTCAGTTGCTTAGAATTAGAAAGCAGACTATTAGAGAAAGCATGGCTAATTTTCAGGGTGTGGAACATCGTCTTGAAAAGGTGTTAAAGATCAACAATGTGATGTATATCAATGATTCCAAAGCGACCAATGTAAATGCAACTTATTACGCATTGGAAAGTATGGAATCTGAAACAGTATGGATCCTTGGAGGTGTGGATAAAGGCAATGTTTATGATGACCTGCTTCCTTTAGTGAACGAAAAAGTGAAGGCGATTATTTGCTTAGGAGTTGACAATGAGAAAATCAAAAGTGCTTTTGGAAACATAGTGGAGAACCTGGTAGAAACCGGGTCCATGGATGAGGCAGTTAAAATGGCTTACAGATTAGCAGATAAAGGTGATAATGTGTTGTTGTCTCCGGCATGTGCGAGTTTCGATCTATTCGAAAATTATGAAGACAGAGGCAGACAGTTTAAGAATGCCGTGCGTAATCTATAA
- a CDS encoding UDP-N-acetylmuramoyl-L-alanyl-D-glutamate--2,6-diaminopimelate ligase, whose amino-acid sequence MQVLKDILYKVNIKSVSGDTGVTIRDIHFDSRKVSLNDVFIAIRGSLSDGHDYIKNAENQGALAIVCEELPKEKVNGVTYIEVADSKRALAYISANYYENPSENLKLVGVTGTNGKTTIATLLYDLFTKAGFKCGLLSTVKIMVGSEERTAIRTTPDSISINSHLSDMNDAGVEFCFMEVSSHGIDQHRTTALKFEGGIFTNLSHDHLDYHKDFAEYRDVKKRFFDELPASAFALTNIDDKNGDVMLQNTKAKKYSYALKSYADYQAQILENNFTGLLLKVRDQELWSRLIGTFNAYNVLAIYATAELLGLKTLETLRIISELSSVSGRFQYIISEKEKVTAIVDYAHTPDALKNVLETINSIRTKNENLITVVGCGGDRDNTKRPKMGHIASALSTKVIFTSDNPRTEDPDKIIEDVEAGVEPQNFKKIMSVTNRKQAIRTACQMATNNDIILIAGKGHETYQEVNGERLDFDDLKIVKEFLKTLDK is encoded by the coding sequence ATGCAGGTTTTAAAGGACATACTCTATAAAGTGAATATTAAGTCGGTTTCCGGAGATACCGGGGTAACTATACGCGATATTCATTTTGATTCCAGAAAAGTTTCTCTAAATGATGTTTTCATCGCCATTCGAGGAAGCTTAAGTGATGGTCATGATTATATCAAGAATGCTGAAAATCAGGGAGCGCTTGCTATTGTATGTGAGGAACTTCCGAAGGAAAAAGTTAATGGCGTCACTTATATTGAGGTAGCAGATTCCAAGAGAGCGCTAGCATATATTTCAGCTAATTATTACGAGAACCCTTCAGAAAACTTAAAACTGGTGGGAGTTACGGGTACCAATGGGAAAACAACCATTGCGACTTTGCTATATGATCTGTTTACTAAAGCTGGATTCAAATGCGGACTACTTTCTACTGTGAAGATCATGGTTGGAAGTGAAGAACGTACCGCCATTCGAACGACTCCAGATTCCATAAGTATCAATTCACATCTAAGCGATATGAATGATGCCGGTGTAGAATTCTGCTTTATGGAAGTGAGTTCACATGGAATTGATCAGCATCGTACAACTGCTCTAAAATTTGAAGGTGGAATTTTCACGAACCTCTCGCACGATCATCTTGACTATCACAAAGACTTTGCAGAATACCGTGATGTGAAAAAGAGGTTTTTTGATGAATTGCCAGCTTCAGCTTTTGCACTTACCAATATCGATGATAAGAATGGTGATGTAATGCTTCAAAATACAAAAGCGAAGAAATACAGTTACGCTTTAAAATCCTATGCAGATTACCAGGCTCAAATCCTTGAGAATAATTTTACAGGATTGCTTCTGAAGGTAAGAGATCAGGAATTATGGTCCAGACTGATAGGTACTTTCAACGCTTATAATGTTCTTGCGATTTATGCTACTGCGGAATTATTAGGCTTAAAAACCCTGGAAACACTTCGAATTATAAGTGAATTGAGTTCTGTTAGTGGAAGGTTTCAGTATATAATTTCAGAAAAAGAAAAGGTAACAGCAATTGTTGACTACGCACATACACCCGATGCGCTTAAGAATGTATTGGAGACCATCAACAGTATTCGCACCAAGAATGAAAATTTGATCACGGTGGTAGGCTGTGGTGGAGACAGGGACAATACGAAGAGACCAAAGATGGGGCACATTGCATCTGCTTTAAGTACCAAAGTGATCTTTACCAGCGATAACCCAAGAACCGAAGATCCTGATAAGATCATCGAGGATGTGGAAGCTGGAGTAGAACCACAGAACTTCAAAAAGATAATGAGTGTAACCAACCGCAAACAGGCAATTCGAACTGCCTGCCAGATGGCTACAAACAACGATATTATATTAATTGCCGGGAAAGGTCATGAGACTTACCAGGAGGTAAACGGAGAACGACTTGATTTTGATGACCTCAAAATTGTAAAGGAATTTCTAAAAACTCTGGATAAATAA
- a CDS encoding FtsL-like putative cell division protein: MKKGFYNILKANFLISEDAVKNWRFIVYCTVLAIIMIASSHNAEKKVHQIARLSTEVKELRSEHIERRSDLMKIKMESTITESMSGKGIGPSDTPPNKIRVIIKE, translated from the coding sequence CAATATACTCAAGGCTAATTTTCTTATTAGCGAAGATGCTGTAAAAAACTGGCGGTTCATCGTCTATTGTACCGTTCTGGCAATTATCATGATCGCCAGTTCTCACAATGCAGAAAAGAAGGTGCACCAGATCGCAAGATTAAGCACAGAAGTGAAGGAGTTGAGAAGTGAGCATATTGAACGAAGATCAGATCTTATGAAGATCAAAATGGAATCCACTATCACCGAATCTATGTCGGGTAAAGGAATTGGACCGTCTGATACGCCACCGAACAAAATTAGAGTCATCATAAAAGAATAA
- the mraY gene encoding phospho-N-acetylmuramoyl-pentapeptide-transferase, with protein MLYYLFKFLEDRYQLPGAQLFEFLSFRSAMAIILSLGISTIYGKHIINYLRAKQIGESVRDLGLKGQTEKAGTPTMGGVIIIVATLIPVLLFAKLENIYVILLIITTLWMGAIGFLDDYIKTFKKDKEGLKGIFKVIGQIGLGLIVGCTMYFHPQITTKEVVTDTNPTENVIARAEVVDMGPEVKDTSTTIPFVKDNEFEYSSLISWIDADLVNYAWLIFIPIVIFIVTAVSNGANLTDGIDGLAAGSSAIIVLTLGIFAWVSGNIIFSDYLNIMYIPRSGEMTIFITAFAGALVGFLWYNTYPAQVFMGDTGSLTIGGIIAVLAIATRKELLIPLLCGIFLVENLSVVLQVGWFKWTKRKFGEGRRIFLMSPLHHHYQKKGRHESKIVVRFWIIGIFLAILTIVTLKVR; from the coding sequence ATGCTGTATTACCTGTTTAAATTTTTAGAAGATAGATATCAGCTGCCAGGAGCCCAGTTATTTGAGTTCCTGTCATTCAGGTCTGCAATGGCGATCATATTATCGCTGGGAATTTCTACGATCTATGGAAAACACATTATCAATTACCTGAGAGCTAAACAAATAGGTGAAAGCGTTAGAGATCTTGGATTGAAGGGTCAGACAGAAAAAGCTGGTACCCCAACCATGGGAGGTGTGATCATCATAGTGGCGACGCTAATCCCTGTTTTGCTGTTCGCCAAGCTGGAAAATATCTACGTCATCCTATTAATTATTACCACCCTATGGATGGGTGCGATCGGGTTCCTGGATGATTATATCAAGACATTTAAGAAAGATAAAGAAGGATTAAAGGGAATTTTTAAAGTAATAGGCCAGATTGGACTTGGACTAATTGTAGGATGTACCATGTATTTTCATCCACAGATAACTACAAAGGAAGTAGTTACAGACACTAATCCTACTGAAAATGTGATAGCTAGAGCTGAGGTTGTGGATATGGGTCCGGAAGTAAAGGATACCAGTACCACCATTCCGTTTGTTAAGGACAACGAATTTGAATACTCCAGTTTAATAAGCTGGATAGATGCAGACCTTGTAAACTATGCGTGGCTGATATTTATTCCTATCGTGATCTTTATAGTAACGGCAGTTTCTAACGGGGCGAATCTTACTGATGGTATCGATGGACTCGCTGCTGGATCATCGGCTATTATTGTGCTAACACTAGGGATCTTTGCCTGGGTTTCGGGTAACATCATATTTTCAGATTACCTGAATATAATGTACATCCCAAGGTCTGGTGAGATGACAATATTTATAACGGCTTTTGCCGGTGCTTTAGTCGGTTTTCTTTGGTATAACACATATCCAGCCCAGGTTTTTATGGGAGATACTGGAAGTTTGACCATTGGTGGAATTATCGCAGTGCTTGCGATCGCCACAAGAAAGGAATTGTTGATACCATTACTATGTGGAATTTTCCTGGTGGAAAATCTTTCAGTAGTACTACAGGTAGGCTGGTTCAAATGGACTAAGAGAAAATTTGGTGAAGGAAGAAGGATATTTTTGATGTCACCTCTTCATCATCATTATCAGAAAAAAGGCAGACATGAAAGTAAGATCGTAGTAAGATTCTGGATTATCGGAATTTTCCTTGCGATACTTACGATCGTCACCTTAAAAGTACGCTAG
- a CDS encoding penicillin-binding protein: protein MATTEKSILNRMYFVAGCLFLFAIAVGVKLLNIQFVHGEHYKSLAEERTLRNFKIPANRGNLYDSNGNLLATSVPKYDIRFDAVTVSDKNFEENIGELSAKLSKMLGRSASYYSQKLRTARANKQRYVLIAKNLGYSEYVKIKSFPMFNLGAFKGGMITEQSTVREHPLGKMGERTVGYERRDENGYFTRVGLEGAFSNYLRGTDGRRLKQKIAKGQWKPISDNNEMEPKDGYDVISTIDVNIQDIAHHSLLRQLEYFEADHGTVVVMETATGEIKAMSNLGRTEDGTYFEKRNYAVYEAHEPGSTFKLMAMVAALEDEVVDTSQVIDTEKGVVRFYGRPVRDSHHGGYGEISVAKAFELSSNTAFTKMITEGYKNDPSRFVDRLYDMGLNDKIGLEIKGEGSPRIPHPQDKSWNGLSLPWMAFGYGVAITPLQTLTFYNAIANDGEMIKPRFIKAVKDRDKSIITMDKQVMNPSICSPETAAKVREMMKNTVERGTAANIYTENFSMAGKTGTCQTEYWIEPGRYIASFAGYFPAEDPKYSCIVVIHKPNRRKGYYGNIVAAPVFKDIARKIYTDTPVMDELENLDFEDEDIQADFDTYYASIQDEKMLMPDVTGMPAMDAISILENLGIQVRLNGKGVVKRQSVSAGKKLSNNAIVNLELS, encoded by the coding sequence ATGGCAACAACAGAAAAAAGCATCCTGAATCGTATGTATTTCGTGGCCGGCTGCCTGTTCCTCTTCGCAATTGCGGTAGGGGTTAAATTGCTGAATATTCAGTTTGTTCATGGTGAACATTACAAAAGTCTCGCGGAAGAGCGCACTCTAAGAAATTTCAAAATTCCTGCGAATCGTGGGAATCTTTACGATTCAAATGGAAATCTACTGGCTACTTCAGTTCCCAAATATGACATTCGATTTGATGCTGTAACTGTTTCAGACAAAAATTTTGAAGAGAACATAGGAGAGTTGTCTGCTAAACTTTCAAAAATGTTAGGGCGTTCTGCTTCCTATTATTCTCAAAAATTAAGAACAGCGCGCGCAAATAAACAGCGCTATGTATTGATCGCTAAGAATCTTGGATACTCAGAATATGTGAAGATCAAGAGTTTTCCCATGTTCAATCTAGGTGCTTTCAAAGGTGGAATGATTACCGAACAAAGCACGGTTAGAGAGCATCCGCTTGGTAAAATGGGGGAACGAACCGTTGGCTATGAGCGCAGGGATGAGAATGGATATTTTACCCGTGTCGGTTTGGAAGGAGCTTTTAGTAACTACCTGAGAGGAACAGATGGTCGCCGTTTAAAGCAGAAGATCGCCAAAGGACAATGGAAACCTATTAGTGATAATAACGAAATGGAGCCGAAAGATGGTTATGATGTTATTTCTACCATCGATGTAAATATTCAGGATATCGCGCATCATTCTTTATTACGTCAATTAGAATATTTTGAGGCAGATCACGGGACTGTAGTGGTTATGGAAACCGCAACCGGCGAGATCAAAGCAATGTCAAATCTAGGACGTACAGAAGACGGTACTTATTTTGAAAAAAGAAATTACGCCGTTTACGAGGCTCACGAACCTGGTTCTACATTTAAATTAATGGCGATGGTAGCTGCGCTCGAGGATGAGGTAGTGGATACCAGCCAGGTTATTGATACAGAAAAAGGTGTGGTACGGTTTTACGGTCGCCCTGTACGTGATTCACATCATGGTGGTTATGGTGAAATTTCGGTGGCGAAGGCTTTTGAATTGTCTTCTAATACAGCCTTTACCAAAATGATCACTGAAGGTTATAAGAATGACCCTTCCAGATTCGTAGATAGATTATACGACATGGGTCTTAATGATAAGATTGGTCTTGAAATTAAAGGTGAGGGCTCTCCCCGAATTCCTCACCCTCAGGACAAATCATGGAATGGATTAAGCTTGCCCTGGATGGCCTTTGGTTATGGGGTGGCAATTACGCCTTTGCAAACGCTAACTTTTTACAATGCAATCGCAAATGATGGTGAAATGATCAAGCCGCGATTTATCAAGGCAGTGAAAGATCGGGACAAGTCTATTATTACAATGGATAAGCAGGTGATGAATCCATCTATCTGTTCTCCTGAGACTGCTGCCAAGGTTCGTGAGATGATGAAGAATACGGTTGAGCGCGGCACAGCTGCCAATATTTATACTGAAAACTTTTCGATGGCTGGTAAGACAGGAACATGTCAGACCGAATACTGGATAGAACCAGGTAGATATATAGCTTCTTTCGCCGGATATTTTCCTGCGGAAGATCCTAAATACTCTTGTATCGTGGTAATTCATAAGCCAAACAGAAGAAAAGGATATTACGGAAATATCGTAGCAGCTCCTGTTTTTAAAGATATCGCCAGAAAGATCTATACAGATACACCGGTGATGGATGAGCTGGAAAATCTTGATTTTGAAGACGAGGATATCCAGGCCGACTTTGATACTTACTACGCAAGCATACAGGATGAAAAAATGCTGATGCCAGATGTTACCGGGATGCCGGCAATGGACGCGATCTCTATCCTTGAGAATCTCGGGATACAGGTTCGTTTGAATGGAAAAGGAGTAGTGAAAAGACAATCTGTTTCGGCAGGAAAAAAATTAAGTAATAACGCGATCGTAAATCTTGAATTGAGTTAA